A region of Marnyiella aurantia DNA encodes the following proteins:
- a CDS encoding DUF3037 domain-containing protein, whose protein sequence is MQEVKIYEYAVIRLVPKVEREEFFNIGLVMFSKREKYIRVDFHLCPIKFDLMKCEMDKEAILQNLENFRHVANGNKAGGEIAAFDIPERFRWLTAVRSSVIQTSRPHPGKTKDLDATFERLFNELVQ, encoded by the coding sequence ATGCAAGAGGTTAAAATTTACGAGTACGCCGTAATCCGTTTGGTACCAAAGGTAGAACGCGAAGAATTCTTCAATATCGGACTTGTGATGTTTTCGAAAAGAGAAAAGTACATCCGTGTGGACTTTCATCTCTGTCCGATAAAATTTGACCTGATGAAGTGTGAAATGGACAAGGAGGCCATACTTCAAAACCTTGAAAATTTCCGCCATGTAGCAAACGGAAACAAAGCCGGTGGTGAAATCGCAGCCTTCGACATCCCAGAGCGCTTCCGCTGGCTTACAGCAGTGCGCAGCTCCGTCATCCAGACCTCACGCCCGCACCCGGGGAAAACAAAGGATTTGGATGCTACTTTTGAGAGGTTGTTTAATGAATTAGTGCAGTAA